The sequence below is a genomic window from Dehalococcoidia bacterium.
CTATCGCTTTGATAGTGAAGATAGTCCATCCCTGCATCAGCGATATGTTCCACTTGGACAGCTCCACCTCGCCTGCAGTAAACAGCAATGCCCTTGTTTGAGCCAGCAAAATCCATAGATCGAAATCCTGGTCAAGAAACTCAGCCCTGTTCATATGTTCTCCGATGCTCGTATTTGATGGTCGTATAACTGCGCATTATAACACATTATTCATTTGTTTGAGCATTCTCAATACATTCTGGCATCGATTCAATAATGACGATTGACCAAATTGTTGCTTAATTGGGATTTCTGCCTCTCCTGTGATATATTGACTATAAATCATTTCAGAGGTGTCAAAATGGCTGGAAAATGCCCCGGTCAGGATAGCAAAAATCTGCGCTCGGCAGTGTACAAATGCCCGTCCTGCGGCGACCTTGTTGAAATATTCTCGGATGAAGCTCGCTTTCGCTGCAAGAAGTGCGGCCAGTACGTCTACCGCGAAAAGGCGCCTTCCTGCATGGAATGGTGTCCATCAGCCCGCCAGTGCCTGGGCGAAGAAAGATGGAAACAGCTTATGGGGCTGGATAATAAGTAATAAGTTAAGAGGTTGACAATGTCACAAAAAATAACGCTCGGCCCGCGGCCGCTGGTCTATCCCATGCCCAGCTTCCTGGTGGGAGCCAATGTGGAAGGCAACGCCAATTTCATGGCGGTAGCCTGGGGAGGAATTGCCTGCAGCCGCCCGCCTATGGTCAGCGTGGCGCTTCAGCATCACCGCCACACCTACAAGGGGATTAAGGACAAAGGGACTTTTTCGGTCAATATCCCGTCGCAAGATCAAGTAGTGGAAACCGATTACTGCGGTATCGTCTCCGGGGCGAAGAGGGACAAGAACAAGGTCTGCGGCTTTAATATCTTTTACGGCAAGCTCGAAACAGCCCCGATGATAGAGCAATGCCCCTTCAATCTGGAATGCAAGGTTGTCCACATCCTCGGCCTGGGCAGCCACGCCCTGATTATCGGAGAGGTCATCGAGACTTATGTAAACCAGGATTGTCTGACGGAAGGCGAACCTGACGTCACCAAAATCAAGCCCTTCATATACAGTGAAGGGACGATAGCCCAGTATCAGGCCTTCGGCGAAGTGCTGGCGCCCGCATTCAAAGTAGGCCGTAAGCTCAAGACTTCTTAATCTTCTTGCGCAAGAAGTCCATCACCATATGAACTTGCCGGCCCGGTTGGTGGCACTCACTCAGGCTTAGTCTTCCCTAGTGGCAGCCGCAATCGTCATCGTGTTCATGGCCGGAGCATTCGCCTTCACCCGGTACTCCGTCTAAAATCCGCAGCATCTCGCGTCTTCCCGTTCCGAAAGCCGCTAGATTCACATCCAGCGTTCCAGGAGGCACTTTTCTAGCTATTACTTTCTCCCACAGATCGGGATTAAAGGGCGTAAGCATCGAGAGCGCCCCCAGCATAACGGTACTGAGTACGTCGGGATTTCCACTCTCTGTGGCACGGAGAGAAGCTTCGATAACCATTACTTCAGCCGAACGGAGAGATAACAAATACAGTATCTGTGCATCATCCGGGTAAGCTTCGCTGCCGGGGTTGACGGAGGGCCGCGCAACGGCCATATCATTCACGATAGCGATGCCGCCGTTCCTCAGGTATTCACTGCACCTGGCGGCTTCCACTTTTTCAAATGCCAGCAAAATATCCGCTTCGCCCTCGCCGGATGACGCAGCGGACGCATCTTCACCGACGCTCAACCGGGTAATGATGCTGCCGTCACGCTGGGATATGCCCTGGTTGTCCTTTTTCTTGACATCCAGGCCCCTCTCCCTCGCGACCTCCTCAATAATGTCGCCGGCTAGTTCCACCCCCTGCCCTGCCACGCCCGTGATGATTATGTTGAGTTTAATCATTTAGTTCTTCCTCATTAATCATTAGATTATTGCCTGCTCCTATGCGTAGATAATCTCGGTCAGGAGACCGCCGGCTGCTGGTTTCGTAGGTAATCATTGACGGCGGCCTGGATGGTTTCCACCGCCAGTTCTGCGCAATGCTGGTCTTCTTCAGGTAATCCCTGAAGCGTGTCAATCACTTCCTGCGGGGTAATAGCCAGAACCTCTGCCGTCGTCTTCCCCCTGGCAAGTTCGGTGATAACGCTGGCGCAGGCGGTGCAGGTAACGCACTCGTCGCAGGTGAATGTGGCATCTGTGACCTTGCCATCCTCTATCTTGAGCCAGATGGCCATCGTCTCGTCATGGTCATCGTTCACTATCCCGAAACACGAGTGATCGGAAAGCTCGCCCGAGTTGCGCGGGAAGACCATGTGGTCGGCAGCCACTTCCGAATACTTCTGGCGGTAGGTCTCTTTCAGGAAGGCCCAGTATTGGTCCAGAGCCCCATCACCCGTATGTTGATTGTCGGCCATTACGTGCACCACCTTTCGATTATTAAGTCAGAGAGCAGCCTGGATGCTTTATTTTCGTATTCAGTTTAGTCGAACGTATGTCTCTTGGCAAATTTCCAGCAATTTAATGCCACAGAGCACAGCCCTATCTAATTATCTGGAGAATATATAATTAATATAATAAACTACAAGGATGTAATTTCGATGAAGTATAAGTGTTTGGTTTGCGGCTACATCTACGACCCCACGAAGGGCGACCCCGATTCGGGCGTGAAACCCGGCACCTCTTTCGAATCTCTGCCCGACAACTAGTCCTGTCCGGTCTGCGGCGCCAGCAAGAAAGACTTTATCGCCCTGGGTTAGCCGTTACCCTGGAACTTGTTGGTGATAGGCAGCCTTCTGTCGCGCCCGAAGGCGCGCGCCGTTATCTTAATGCCCGGCGGGGCTTGCCGCCGCTTGTATTCGCTGCCGTCAACCAGCTTGACCGCTTTGCGCACCGCCGCCTCGTCCAGCCCCATTTTCAACATCTGTTCCACGCTCTTGTCTTCTTCCACGTAGGCTTTGAGCACCTGG
It includes:
- a CDS encoding phosphohydrolase is translated as MAGKCPGQDSKNLRSAVYKCPSCGDLVEIFSDEARFRCKKCGQYVYREKAPSCMEWCPSARQCLGEERWKQLMGLDNK
- a CDS encoding flavin reductase family protein is translated as MSQKITLGPRPLVYPMPSFLVGANVEGNANFMAVAWGGIACSRPPMVSVALQHHRHTYKGIKDKGTFSVNIPSQDQVVETDYCGIVSGAKRDKNKVCGFNIFYGKLETAPMIEQCPFNLECKVVHILGLGSHALIIGEVIETYVNQDCLTEGEPDVTKIKPFIYSEGTIAQYQAFGEVLAPAFKVGRKLKTS
- a CDS encoding iron-sulfur cluster assembly scaffold protein; its protein translation is MADNQHTGDGALDQYWAFLKETYRQKYSEVAADHMVFPRNSGELSDHSCFGIVNDDHDETMAIWLKIEDGKVTDATFTCDECVTCTACASVITELARGKTTAEVLAITPQEVIDTLQGLPEEDQHCAELAVETIQAAVNDYLRNQQPAVS
- a CDS encoding indolepyruvate oxidoreductase subunit beta — translated: MIKLNIIITGVAGQGVELAGDIIEEVARERGLDVKKKDNQGISQRDGSIITRLSVGEDASAASSGEGEADILLAFEKVEAARCSEYLRNGGIAIVNDMAVARPSVNPGSEAYPDDAQILYLLSLRSAEVMVIEASLRATESGNPDVLSTVMLGALSMLTPFNPDLWEKVIARKVPPGTLDVNLAAFGTGRREMLRILDGVPGEGECSGHEHDDDCGCH